Proteins from one Cellulosilyticum lentocellum DSM 5427 genomic window:
- a CDS encoding FtsW/RodA/SpoVE family cell cycle protein, which produces METIRSTNLTKRRKRQEQSTPDFVLMAIILIIVAFGVVMVYSASFNYCTGKGWAPTKLAIKQLGLGAVGIIAMLWISFKFDYHICTNRNLVRLFYWGSILLAASVKVIGIEANGAKRWIQIGGIQIQPSEFVKLAVVLMLTSFIIRNKKDMNRPINILKGWLLVLIPTGVVVVLGTNLSSGLVIGGIGAVIMFSCTGKVRYYLLLIALGVGLIFGVRYLASVTPKGEDPNFPIINKILPGYRLDRIRVWEDPWTDPTEDGYQPIQALLAVGSGGLFGVGLGSGVQKLGFLPEPYNDIIFAVICEELGLVGALLLMLGYAVIVIRGMAIAMRAPDFSGSLMAIGITSMIGIQAIINVAVNTNTLPTTGMQLPLVSYGGTALVVLLATLGLLLNISRSADIEKLQK; this is translated from the coding sequence ATGGAAACAATTAGGTCAACTAACCTTACTAAAAGAAGAAAAAGGCAAGAACAAAGTACACCAGATTTTGTGTTAATGGCTATTATTTTAATCATTGTAGCTTTTGGTGTTGTAATGGTGTATAGTGCGAGCTTCAATTATTGTACAGGCAAAGGGTGGGCACCTACTAAATTAGCTATTAAGCAGCTTGGATTAGGGGCTGTAGGGATCATAGCGATGTTATGGATTAGCTTTAAATTTGATTATCATATCTGTACAAATCGTAATTTAGTACGCCTTTTTTACTGGGGAAGTATTCTCTTGGCAGCTAGTGTAAAGGTGATTGGTATTGAAGCTAATGGTGCAAAACGTTGGATTCAAATAGGAGGTATACAAATCCAACCATCTGAGTTTGTTAAATTAGCAGTTGTCCTTATGCTGACTTCCTTTATTATTAGAAATAAGAAGGATATGAATCGGCCCATTAACATATTAAAGGGCTGGTTACTTGTACTTATTCCAACAGGTGTAGTAGTTGTATTAGGAACAAATCTAAGCTCTGGACTCGTTATTGGTGGTATTGGAGCAGTCATTATGTTTTCTTGTACAGGCAAGGTGAGATACTATTTATTATTGATAGCATTAGGTGTGGGGCTGATTTTTGGTGTGCGTTACTTGGCCTCTGTAACACCAAAAGGTGAAGATCCTAATTTCCCTATTATCAATAAAATCTTACCAGGCTATCGTTTGGATAGAATTAGAGTATGGGAAGATCCTTGGACAGATCCTACGGAAGATGGGTATCAACCGATACAAGCATTATTAGCAGTAGGATCCGGGGGGTTATTTGGAGTAGGCCTAGGTTCAGGTGTACAAAAGTTAGGCTTTTTACCGGAACCCTATAATGATATTATTTTTGCTGTTATTTGTGAAGAATTAGGGTTAGTGGGGGCACTTCTCTTAATGTTAGGTTATGCTGTTATTGTTATACGAGGAATGGCTATAGCCATGCGGGCACCAGATTTTTCTGGTTCTTTAATGGCAATTGGGATTACTAGTATGATTGGGATTCAAGCAATTATTAATGTAGCTGTTAATACGAATACATTGCCTACTACAGGTATGCAGTTACCACTTGTAAGTTATGGAGGGACGGCTTTAGTAGTACTTTTAGCAACATTGGGACTTCTACTTAATATTTCTAGAAGTGCCGATATTGAAAAGCTGCAAAAGTAA
- the murD gene encoding UDP-N-acetylmuramoyl-L-alanine--D-glutamate ligase produces the protein MGKNVLVVGNARSGIGAAKLAHQKGATVCIYDGKPYEAWQEEAKQTINELKSQGIMYTLGEMPDVKAFDLVVMSPGISPEIEVVQLAKQLGKKITGEFEFASWYCKAPIIAITGTNGKTTTTTLVGEIMKKYNPSTYVVGNIGRAFSEEVLQIPENGIVVAEVSSFQLETADTFHPFISALLNITPDHLNRHHTMENYCACKYNIFKNQPEEGYSLLNTKDHYYEEAKKQVKARCMSFSLQEIPDCGAYVQADTLYENVHGTAHAICKIEDLHIKGTHNVENALAAIAMAAAFGVPGNLIREVLTTFKGVEHRTEYVLTKRGVDFFNDSKATNTDAAIAGLVGLSSLNKPIRLIAGGMDKQTSFKDWIKHFNGLVEKVYIIGETKQQIVKECLEEGFTQVATFETLEDAIKAAYNESKANECILLSPACASWDMFESYEKRGELFKETVMQLEG, from the coding sequence ATGGGAAAAAATGTTTTAGTAGTGGGTAATGCCAGAAGTGGTATTGGTGCTGCTAAGTTAGCACATCAAAAAGGTGCGACGGTTTGTATTTATGATGGTAAACCTTATGAAGCATGGCAAGAAGAAGCTAAACAAACCATTAATGAGCTTAAATCACAAGGAATAATGTATACATTAGGAGAAATGCCTGATGTTAAAGCATTTGACCTTGTGGTGATGAGCCCAGGGATTTCTCCGGAGATTGAAGTCGTTCAGCTAGCTAAACAGCTAGGAAAAAAGATTACAGGAGAATTTGAATTTGCTTCATGGTACTGCAAGGCTCCCATTATTGCTATTACAGGAACAAATGGTAAAACAACGACAACCACTTTAGTAGGAGAAATTATGAAGAAATACAATCCGTCTACTTATGTGGTGGGAAACATAGGAAGGGCTTTTAGTGAAGAAGTGCTCCAAATACCTGAAAATGGCATTGTGGTAGCAGAAGTAAGTAGTTTTCAACTAGAAACAGCTGATACCTTCCATCCATTTATCAGCGCATTACTTAACATTACACCTGATCATTTAAATAGACATCATACAATGGAAAATTATTGTGCTTGTAAATATAATATTTTTAAAAATCAACCAGAGGAAGGATATAGTCTTTTAAACACTAAAGATCACTATTATGAAGAAGCAAAAAAACAGGTAAAAGCAAGGTGTATGAGTTTTTCTCTTCAAGAAATACCTGATTGTGGTGCGTATGTACAAGCTGACACTTTATATGAAAATGTTCATGGAACGGCTCATGCAATTTGCAAAATAGAAGACTTGCATATTAAGGGCACTCATAATGTAGAAAATGCTTTAGCAGCTATAGCTATGGCTGCCGCCTTTGGTGTACCTGGAAATTTAATTAGAGAAGTATTAACAACATTTAAAGGTGTAGAGCACCGTACAGAATATGTATTGACAAAGAGGGGTGTAGATTTCTTTAATGATTCTAAAGCAACAAACACAGATGCAGCTATTGCAGGTCTAGTAGGTTTAAGTAGCTTAAACAAACCTATTCGTTTAATTGCTGGGGGAATGGACAAACAAACAAGTTTTAAAGACTGGATTAAACACTTTAACGGTTTAGTAGAGAAAGTTTATATTATTGGTGAAACAAAACAGCAAATTGTAAAGGAATGTCTAGAAGAAGGCTTTACACAGGTAGCTACTTTCGAAACTTTGGAGGACGCTATCAAAGCAGCTTATAATGAGAGTAAGGCAAATGAATGTATCCTCCTATCGCCAGCATGTGCAAGTTGGGATATGTTTGAAAGCTATGAAAAAAGAGGAGAGCTCTTTAAAGAAACTGTAATGCAATTGGAAGGGTGA
- the mraY gene encoding phospho-N-acetylmuramoyl-pentapeptide-transferase has translation MKNEALYAVLIAFFLNIVMSPFVIPLLQKLKFGQNVRTDGPNSHLKKSGTPTMGGIIILASLVLTSLLFIVNNKEVQTILFVTLGFGIIGFIDDYIKVVKKRSLGLTAMQKIIGQLIVTCIFAYLLANYVGLGTSIILPFTGGSEWDMGVLYWPFLVVGVLGLVNAVNLTDGLDGLASGVTVLVATYFAAIAWGIQSNVVPIAAAAVGSLLGFLLFNSYPAKVFMGDTGSLALGGFVVATAFVMKMPLFILIVGFIYVVENISVILQVAYFKKTKKRLFRMAPIHHHFELGGWPETKVVTVFSVITAIMCLIGLIAL, from the coding sequence ATGAAAAATGAAGCATTATATGCGGTTTTAATTGCATTCTTTTTAAATATTGTAATGAGCCCCTTTGTAATACCATTATTACAAAAATTAAAATTTGGGCAAAATGTAAGAACCGATGGACCTAATTCTCACCTTAAAAAGTCAGGGACCCCAACAATGGGGGGTATTATCATATTGGCTAGCCTTGTTTTAACAAGCTTATTATTTATTGTTAATAATAAAGAGGTTCAAACTATTTTATTTGTAACTTTAGGTTTTGGTATTATTGGATTTATAGATGACTATATTAAGGTTGTAAAAAAGCGTTCTTTAGGTTTAACAGCTATGCAAAAAATTATAGGACAATTGATTGTAACTTGTATTTTTGCGTATTTACTAGCGAATTATGTGGGGTTAGGTACTAGCATTATTCTACCATTCACAGGCGGAAGTGAGTGGGATATGGGTGTTTTATATTGGCCATTTTTAGTAGTAGGTGTACTGGGGCTAGTTAATGCAGTTAATTTAACAGATGGTTTAGATGGCTTAGCTTCAGGAGTAACTGTTTTAGTTGCTACTTATTTTGCAGCTATTGCATGGGGAATTCAAAGTAATGTCGTACCTATTGCAGCAGCGGCAGTAGGAAGTTTACTGGGCTTTTTATTATTCAATAGCTATCCTGCCAAAGTATTTATGGGGGATACAGGATCTCTTGCATTAGGTGGTTTTGTGGTTGCTACCGCTTTTGTTATGAAAATGCCGTTGTTTATTTTAATAGTAGGATTTATTTATGTAGTAGAAAATATTTCGGTTATTTTACAAGTGGCATATTTCAAAAAAACAAAAAAACGTTTATTTAGAATGGCACCTATTCACCATCATTTTGAATTAGGAGGATGGCCAGAGACAAAGGTTGTAACAGTTTTTTCGGTTATTACTGCCATTATGTGTTTAATTGGGCTTATTGCCTTATAG
- a CDS encoding UDP-N-acetylmuramoyl-tripeptide--D-alanyl-D-alanine ligase gives MKLDIQDIISAVGGKCIQEGLIKQPIEVITTDSRSQVTNGLFVPLKGDRFDGHEFIKSVYEKGVIATLTMEDKVIDPRLWTIKVEDTRQALLDLGHYYRNQFTVPVVGITGSVGKTSTKEMVAAVLSGKWHVHKTDGNFNNEIGLPLTLFKMDASHEAAVIEMGMNHFDEIHRLSLAAAPEVAVITNVGTSHIENLGSREGILKAKLEILDGLMPGGLLVLNGDNDLLSTVGELPFNKVTYGLNTSNDYYAEAIANEGEYTTAIVTTPQYKCNIRIKALGEHMVYNTLAAIAVAQYLGLSKAEIQKGLESYAPAKMRMHLETYDNQITVIDDTYNASPDSMEAALKVLRDYDTKGRKIAVLGDMFEMGEFAPELHKKVGAFAAEIGIDRVYAVGTLAEYIFKGAKEQEGAPTFYYPTKEAFIEVMQRELQAEDTVLFKASRGMHFEEMLEAVRKVK, from the coding sequence ATGAAATTAGATATACAAGACATTATATCAGCTGTAGGAGGCAAATGTATTCAAGAAGGTTTAATAAAACAACCTATTGAGGTGATTACAACAGACTCAAGAAGTCAGGTAACAAATGGTTTATTTGTACCCCTGAAAGGTGATCGCTTTGATGGACATGAGTTTATTAAAAGTGTATACGAAAAAGGAGTAATTGCCACCTTAACTATGGAGGATAAAGTGATTGACCCCCGTTTATGGACTATTAAGGTAGAGGATACGAGACAAGCGTTACTAGATCTAGGACATTATTATAGAAATCAATTTACAGTACCAGTTGTAGGAATTACAGGTAGTGTAGGAAAAACAAGTACAAAAGAGATGGTTGCAGCTGTTTTAAGTGGCAAGTGGCATGTGCATAAGACGGATGGTAATTTCAATAATGAAATAGGTTTGCCACTTACCTTATTTAAAATGGATGCATCACATGAAGCTGCGGTTATCGAAATGGGCATGAATCATTTTGACGAAATTCATCGATTAAGTTTAGCAGCAGCACCAGAAGTGGCAGTTATTACTAATGTGGGAACCTCACATATTGAGAATCTTGGAAGTAGAGAAGGTATCTTAAAAGCAAAGCTTGAAATATTAGATGGTTTGATGCCAGGGGGCTTATTAGTACTTAATGGTGATAATGACCTTTTAAGTACAGTGGGTGAATTACCTTTTAATAAGGTGACTTACGGTTTAAATACAAGTAATGATTATTATGCAGAGGCTATTGCCAATGAAGGAGAATATACTACTGCAATAGTGACAACACCGCAGTATAAGTGCAACATACGTATTAAGGCATTAGGAGAACATATGGTATATAATACACTGGCTGCTATTGCTGTCGCCCAATATTTAGGTTTAAGTAAGGCTGAAATTCAAAAGGGATTAGAAAGCTATGCACCAGCAAAAATGCGTATGCATCTTGAAACTTATGATAATCAAATAACAGTTATTGATGATACTTACAATGCTAGTCCTGACTCTATGGAGGCGGCCCTTAAGGTACTTAGAGATTATGATACAAAGGGAAGAAAAATAGCAGTGTTAGGTGATATGTTTGAAATGGGGGAATTTGCCCCAGAACTTCATAAAAAGGTAGGAGCATTTGCTGCTGAAATAGGGATTGATAGAGTTTATGCAGTAGGGACTCTAGCAGAATATATTTTTAAGGGTGCCAAAGAACAAGAAGGTGCACCAACATTTTATTATCCAACGAAAGAAGCGTTTATTGAAGTAATGCAAAGGGAACTTCAAGCAGAAGATACCGTTTTATTTAAGGCATCTAGAGGGATGCATTTTGAAGAAATGCTAGAAGCAGTAAGAAAGGTGAAGTGA
- a CDS encoding UDP-N-acetylmuramoyl-L-alanyl-D-glutamate--2,6-diaminopimelate ligase, whose translation MELSKLLTGLNYVCVKGNEHQEVDHMIYDSRIKTNAGLFIAIEGFKTDGHQFIEAAIANGAKAILVQKDVEIKEDVTIIKVEDTRLAMALVANNAYGHPSKQFELVGVTGTNGKTSITFLLGQILEAYHKKIGIIGTIENRIGSQILKAERTTPESLDLQALFKKMVESQVDTTLMEVSSHALALSRVAGSDFKVGIFTNLTQDHLDFHQTMENYAAAKAKLFTMCETGIVNKDSDYINEIIKGATCNLVTYAIDKDADYKATNVIITAAGVEYTLVCDQGTFKVDVPIPGKFTVYNTLAVIAAARALEIPMTHILATLKIAKGVPGRVQAFKSIKGYSVLVDYAHTPDGLENVLSTIKEFAQGHIITVFGCGGDRDKTKRPIMGKIAATYSDHVFITSDNPRTEDPLLILDEVEVGVKAITDNYVKVEDRKAAIEMALSEAKAEDVVLIAGKGHENYQILKDRIIHFDDSEIVNAYLQGEIE comes from the coding sequence ATGGAACTAAGTAAACTATTAACGGGACTAAATTATGTATGTGTAAAAGGTAACGAACATCAGGAAGTTGACCATATGATTTATGATTCACGTATCAAGACAAATGCGGGATTATTTATTGCTATAGAGGGATTTAAAACCGATGGCCATCAATTTATTGAGGCGGCCATTGCAAATGGTGCAAAAGCTATTTTAGTACAAAAAGATGTAGAGATAAAAGAAGATGTTACAATCATTAAGGTGGAGGATACAAGGCTAGCTATGGCATTAGTAGCGAATAATGCCTATGGACATCCATCAAAGCAATTTGAACTTGTAGGTGTAACAGGAACTAATGGTAAAACAAGTATTACTTTTTTATTAGGACAGATTTTAGAAGCTTATCATAAAAAAATAGGAATTATTGGAACGATTGAAAATCGTATAGGAAGTCAAATTTTAAAAGCTGAGCGTACAACACCTGAATCTTTAGATTTACAAGCTTTATTTAAAAAGATGGTAGAAAGTCAAGTAGACACAACTTTAATGGAAGTTTCTTCACATGCTTTAGCATTAAGTCGTGTAGCAGGTTCTGATTTTAAAGTGGGTATATTTACGAATCTTACTCAAGATCATTTAGATTTTCATCAAACGATGGAAAATTATGCTGCAGCTAAAGCAAAGCTTTTTACTATGTGTGAAACAGGTATTGTTAATAAAGATAGTGATTATATAAACGAAATTATTAAAGGTGCTACATGTAATCTTGTAACGTATGCCATTGACAAGGATGCAGATTACAAAGCAACAAATGTAATAATAACTGCTGCAGGTGTAGAATATACTTTAGTGTGTGACCAGGGAACCTTTAAGGTTGATGTGCCTATTCCAGGTAAATTTACTGTTTATAATACATTAGCAGTTATTGCAGCAGCCCGTGCATTAGAAATTCCAATGACACATATTCTTGCAACGTTAAAAATAGCAAAAGGTGTTCCTGGCAGGGTGCAAGCTTTTAAATCTATCAAAGGTTATAGTGTATTAGTTGATTATGCGCATACACCCGATGGCTTAGAAAATGTTTTATCAACTATAAAAGAATTTGCACAAGGTCATATTATCACAGTATTTGGCTGTGGGGGAGATCGTGATAAAACAAAGAGGCCAATTATGGGAAAAATTGCTGCTACTTATTCCGATCATGTTTTTATTACCTCTGATAACCCAAGAACTGAAGATCCGCTTCTAATCTTAGACGAAGTAGAAGTAGGTGTTAAGGCAATAACAGATAATTATGTTAAAGTTGAAGATCGTAAGGCTGCTATTGAAATGGCATTAAGTGAAGCAAAAGCTGAAGATGTTGTACTGATTGCAGGCAAAGGTCATGAAAATTATCAAATTTTAAAAGATAGAATTATCCACTTTGATGATAGTGAAATTGTTAATGCGTATCTACAGGGGGAAATAGAATGA
- a CDS encoding penicillin-binding transpeptidase domain-containing protein, whose amino-acid sequence MQNDVSLALKRRMLIIMLCFTLGLLGMGVRLAYVQVIEGKKLQELADEQQTRNRAITPTRGNIYDRNLNVLAKSASVATIGVVHAQITEPERVAKVLSEHLNMDYDEVYKKVTKRVAFMRIATKVEKSLADEIRSLNLSGVKVDEDSKRYYPYHTLASQTLGFVGKDNQGIIGLEVKYDSYLKGIPGKILMETNGKGERREEEVEVRINPENGNHLVTTLDLTLQEYAEQAIEKAVEMKGAKRGAIIMLNPQNGEIYALATKPDFDLNAPFTINNEGIANNWDLYSSKEKQEFLNQMWRNFTINDTYEPGSTFKIFTSAMGLEENVVSENSQFNCSGSKVVAGRTIKCWRSPRSHGAENFVQGVQNSCNPVFMEVAERVGASKFYDYMIKFGFKSKTNIDLPGEAVGILHNKSNIGPVELATMSFGQSFQITPMQLLSAGAAAVNGGYKVTPHFGKEIVNDRGEVLTTFEYAKGEQIISSETSERLKKILESVVSEGGGKKAYIPGYRIGGKTATSQKLPRGSGKYTASFLAFAPAENPVVMTLVIIDEPQGTYYGGTIAGPVMKEVLSNALPYLGVEPTYSETEQKLDEVQKVMVPSFVGIKVTEAKSLAEKQGVAIRIEGEGSQIVNQFPLEGEVINKTTKIILYTD is encoded by the coding sequence ATGCAAAATGATGTTTCTCTTGCTTTAAAGAGAAGAATGCTGATTATAATGCTTTGCTTTACATTAGGTCTTTTAGGAATGGGTGTGCGCTTAGCTTATGTACAAGTTATAGAAGGAAAAAAACTTCAAGAACTAGCAGATGAACAGCAAACGAGAAATAGAGCCATTACTCCCACTAGAGGAAATATTTATGACCGGAATTTAAATGTACTTGCAAAAAGTGCTTCAGTTGCTACTATTGGTGTAGTACATGCACAAATTACGGAACCAGAACGTGTTGCAAAAGTATTATCTGAGCATTTGAATATGGACTACGATGAAGTTTATAAGAAGGTGACAAAGCGAGTAGCTTTCATGCGTATTGCTACAAAGGTAGAAAAAAGTTTGGCAGATGAAATTCGTAGCCTGAATTTATCAGGTGTGAAAGTAGATGAAGATTCAAAACGCTATTATCCTTACCATACATTAGCTTCGCAGACATTAGGGTTTGTAGGAAAAGATAATCAAGGCATTATTGGGTTAGAGGTCAAGTATGATAGTTATCTGAAGGGTATTCCAGGAAAAATCTTAATGGAAACCAATGGTAAAGGTGAGAGAAGAGAGGAAGAAGTTGAGGTAAGGATTAATCCGGAAAATGGCAATCACCTTGTAACAACCCTAGATTTAACTTTGCAAGAGTATGCTGAACAAGCTATAGAAAAAGCTGTGGAGATGAAAGGAGCTAAAAGAGGGGCTATTATTATGTTGAATCCCCAAAATGGAGAAATTTATGCATTAGCTACAAAACCAGACTTTGACCTTAATGCACCTTTTACCATTAACAATGAAGGTATAGCGAATAATTGGGATTTATACTCATCAAAAGAAAAGCAAGAATTCTTAAATCAAATGTGGAGAAACTTCACCATTAATGATACCTATGAACCAGGATCTACCTTTAAAATTTTTACTTCAGCCATGGGACTTGAAGAGAATGTGGTAAGCGAGAATAGTCAATTTAACTGTTCAGGAAGTAAAGTAGTAGCTGGAAGAACCATCAAATGTTGGCGCAGTCCACGTTCTCACGGCGCCGAGAATTTTGTGCAGGGGGTTCAAAATTCATGCAATCCAGTTTTTATGGAGGTGGCAGAACGTGTTGGTGCTAGTAAATTTTACGACTATATGATAAAATTTGGCTTCAAATCCAAGACAAACATCGATTTGCCTGGGGAAGCAGTAGGAATCTTACATAATAAAAGTAATATTGGACCTGTAGAATTAGCAACCATGTCTTTTGGGCAATCTTTTCAAATTACACCTATGCAACTTTTATCTGCAGGTGCAGCAGCTGTTAATGGTGGTTATAAAGTAACGCCACATTTTGGTAAAGAGATTGTTAATGATAGGGGGGAAGTATTGACAACCTTTGAATATGCTAAAGGTGAACAAATTATCTCGAGTGAAACAAGTGAGCGCCTAAAAAAGATCCTAGAGAGCGTTGTTTCTGAAGGAGGAGGTAAGAAAGCGTATATTCCTGGTTATCGTATAGGGGGAAAAACTGCTACTTCACAAAAATTACCCCGTGGTTCGGGAAAATATACAGCCTCTTTTCTGGCTTTTGCGCCAGCTGAAAATCCAGTGGTAATGACACTGGTGATTATTGATGAGCCCCAAGGTACTTATTATGGTGGAACTATTGCAGGACCTGTTATGAAAGAAGTTTTATCTAATGCGCTTCCTTATTTAGGGGTTGAACCAACTTATTCAGAGACAGAACAGAAGTTGGATGAAGTTCAGAAAGTAATGGTACCTTCTTTTGTGGGAATAAAAGTTACAGAAGCAAAAAGCCTAGCGGAAAAGCAAGGAGTTGCGATTCGAATTGAAGGAGAAGGAAGTCAAATTGTTAATCAATTTCCTTTAGAAGGAGAGGTCATTAACAAAACGACGAAAATTATTCTTTATACAGACTAG
- a CDS encoding penicillin-binding transpeptidase domain-containing protein → MKKRTRAKKKHNLVTRKHLNRRIVILNICFFGVFLFLGWQVTSIKIFKGEEYTKGALSNMTRSESIIAAQRGDIVDRNHKTLATSVLAYNVILSPKDILTLKEEQQEKLYATLAKQVDKTVDEIRNIVNERSNSKYYILAKRISTEKAEPLKGLGGVALDRTYVRKYPAGELAAQVLGYFNKNEEGKYGIEQQYESYLAGKPGREFSQMEGSKIITRQLQDAEAGSTITLTLDEVIQQYVTTTMEKYIEQYNPINASAIIMNPNTGEVYSMYSYPSYNPNTYNDLSEQLGASTWKGLSLDKQTEKLLEAWKNHTMQYMYEPGSTMKPIIMAMALEEGVIKGDETYNCPGYKVVADTRISCWKTGGHGVQTLEEVIANSCNVGMMELTSGMDNDVFLEYIKRFGFGEETGIELAGEEVGLLGKKLNVVDKATYSMGQNLTVTPLQLITAFSAVVNGGYLMEPYVVSNIINEDGEELLNQKKAVRRPVISSEISTLVTSYLKKVVEDGTGTAAAISGYDIGGKTGTGEKRVNVDGKLERPEDEYVVSFIGAAPISKPEVVGLVVFDGLPDKTGAPSAAFKEMMENILPYLDIELNVSAENAASTVSVVPDVSNKNIYEAVEILKQNELDYEFVGVGSEVIDQAPKAQALWNKGGSVKLYLKTNQMDQIEEVPDLIGKTIEEAQTLVEGKFVIEGAISGSISSQMPKAGTKIEKNNKIIVKTTE, encoded by the coding sequence ATGAAAAAACGGACAAGAGCAAAGAAAAAGCATAACCTAGTGACTAGAAAACACCTGAACAGGCGTATTGTTATTTTGAATATATGCTTCTTTGGTGTTTTTTTATTTCTAGGTTGGCAAGTAACAAGTATTAAAATCTTTAAAGGGGAAGAATATACCAAGGGTGCTTTAAGTAATATGACCAGAAGTGAATCTATTATAGCAGCTCAGCGTGGTGATATTGTAGATCGAAATCATAAGACATTGGCTACAAGTGTTTTGGCGTATAATGTTATTTTAAGCCCTAAAGATATTCTAACGCTTAAAGAAGAACAACAAGAAAAATTATATGCTACATTAGCTAAACAGGTAGACAAAACAGTCGATGAAATAAGAAACATCGTTAATGAAAGATCTAATTCAAAATATTATATTCTAGCTAAAAGAATATCTACTGAAAAAGCAGAGCCTCTTAAAGGTTTGGGAGGAGTAGCATTAGATAGAACTTATGTAAGAAAGTATCCAGCAGGTGAGTTGGCTGCACAAGTATTAGGCTATTTTAATAAAAATGAAGAAGGAAAATACGGTATAGAACAACAGTATGAATCCTATTTGGCAGGTAAGCCAGGTAGAGAATTTTCACAGATGGAAGGTTCTAAAATTATCACAAGACAATTACAAGATGCAGAAGCGGGAAGTACGATTACCTTAACTTTGGATGAAGTGATTCAACAATATGTAACTACAACTATGGAAAAATATATTGAGCAGTATAATCCCATTAATGCATCTGCAATCATAATGAATCCTAATACAGGTGAGGTTTATAGTATGTATTCCTATCCTAGTTATAATCCGAATACATATAATGATTTAAGTGAACAATTAGGAGCCAGTACTTGGAAAGGGTTGTCTTTAGATAAACAAACAGAAAAGCTTTTAGAGGCGTGGAAAAATCATACCATGCAATATATGTATGAACCCGGTTCTACTATGAAACCCATTATTATGGCAATGGCATTAGAAGAAGGTGTTATTAAAGGGGATGAAACCTACAATTGTCCAGGATATAAGGTTGTAGCAGATACAAGAATTAGTTGTTGGAAAACTGGTGGACATGGTGTACAAACTTTGGAAGAGGTAATAGCCAACTCTTGTAATGTGGGAATGATGGAGCTTACTAGCGGTATGGATAATGATGTTTTCTTAGAGTATATTAAGCGCTTTGGTTTTGGCGAGGAGACAGGTATTGAGTTAGCTGGAGAAGAAGTTGGCTTACTAGGCAAGAAATTAAATGTTGTGGATAAAGCAACTTATTCAATGGGGCAAAACCTGACAGTTACGCCGTTGCAACTTATTACAGCTTTTTCAGCAGTCGTTAATGGTGGGTATCTTATGGAACCCTATGTAGTTTCTAATATTATAAATGAAGACGGTGAAGAACTTCTTAATCAGAAAAAAGCAGTACGTCGTCCGGTTATTTCTTCTGAGATTTCTACTCTTGTGACGAGCTATTTGAAAAAGGTAGTAGAGGATGGAACTGGTACAGCAGCGGCTATTTCAGGGTATGATATTGGTGGGAAAACAGGAACTGGTGAAAAGCGGGTGAATGTTGACGGCAAGTTAGAGCGTCCAGAAGATGAATATGTTGTTTCCTTTATTGGAGCTGCACCTATCAGTAAACCTGAAGTTGTAGGATTAGTTGTTTTTGATGGTTTACCTGATAAAACAGGTGCTCCTTCAGCTGCTTTTAAAGAAATGATGGAAAATATTTTACCTTATTTAGATATTGAGTTGAATGTTAGCGCTGAGAATGCAGCAAGTACAGTAAGTGTAGTACCTGATGTTTCTAATAAAAATATTTATGAAGCGGTAGAGATTCTTAAGCAAAATGAGTTAGACTATGAGTTTGTTGGTGTAGGTAGTGAGGTTATAGATCAAGCACCAAAGGCTCAGGCTTTATGGAATAAAGGTGGAAGTGTAAAACTTTATTTAAAAACTAACCAAATGGATCAAATAGAAGAGGTTCCAGATTTGATAGGAAAAACAATAGAAGAAGCACAGACATTAGTAGAAGGTAAATTTGTAATTGAAGGTGCTATCTCAGGAAGTATATCGAGTCAAATGCCAAAAGCTGGTACAAAAATAGAAAAAAATAATAAGATTATCGTAAAAACAACTGAATAA